Within Syntrophales bacterium, the genomic segment TTTCCCAAACCCACAATGGCGGCAGTAAACGGTCCAGCCCTAGCAGGGGGATTTGACCTTGCCAAACTTTGCGACCTCCGCATATGCTCTGATAGAGCAACATTCGGTCATCCCGAAATTAGGTTTACACCCACCCTCTACACTCCTCTCAAATGGTTGATCGGTGCAGGTCTAGCTCGAGATCTTTGCCTCAGTGGAAGAATAATTGATGCCCAAGAAGCTTTCCGCATTGGGCTGGTAAGTGAAATAACACTACCGGGACGTCTACTTGGACGGGCCAAAGAAATAATGAAAAAAATCATAGATCAAACACCACAACACGTACTGAACATTCAAAAGCGTTTTTTCCAGACACACGATGTCTTAGGGTTTGAAGAATCCTTCGCCATAGAACACGATGCCGCATTTCAAGAATTCCTACTCAGAACCATAGCCGACAGGACAGCGACAAAAAATTAAAAAATCTCCGCCAATGCCGTTTCAATCATATTCACAGCCTCCTCCATGGCAGCGTTCCCCCGGTAAAACTTATTATCTCGCCAGTCCCTATAGTCTGGCGGGATCTTACCCTCGAGAAGATAATCCAACATGGAAAACTCGTAGAATGTTTTGCGGAGGGTGAAATAAGGATCTGCACCATGAGTCACCCGCACCATTGCCCTCGCTAAATCGAAAATTTTATACATCCGATCGATGTCCAATTCTCGATAGGAGGAAAAGTAATAGACCCATTCCTTTTCATGCCATTTTCCATCTCTGATAAGGGTTTCCTGAATGGGAGTACCAGGGAAGGGAATAAGAGACTCAGTATACGCAATTTCAGCACCCATTTTGAAAATAGCACAACCCAGACGAATCGTCTCTCTTATTGTATCAACAGTATCCCAGGGTCCAAAAAGAATAAAACTCACAACGGGCGTTAGATTCTGTTCCACACAGTAACTTACACCTTTTATGATATTCTCCACTTGAAGATCCTTCCCATAAAGGGAAAGTATCTCTTCTGAACCAGACTCTGCACCGATGTAAAGGCCTTTGAAACCTGCTTCGCTCATCCAGGATGCCATTAAAGGTTGCCTGCAGACATCGTCAATCCTACCCTGGGCATAAAACTCTACGTCTTGATTAAGAAAATTTCTAGTAATGGCCCGGCATATTTCCCTAACCCTTTCAGGGAAAGATGTAAAATTGTCATCTGTAAAAAGGATACGTCGCGCACCCATACCTCTTAGCATTCCTATTTCTTCCAAAACTTTCTCCAGCGGTTCAAAGCGCACTTTAGATCCATAAAGTCTTCTGATGGAGCAGAAAGTACACCGGTTAGGACAACCTCTGCTGGAGGAAATCGAACGAACCTTATAATATCTGCTATCAGAGAGGTGAAAAGCAGGGAAAGGATAACTACCGAGATCTCTTACAAGGGGCCGGTTGGGATTGTGTATTACCTCTTTACCCCTTCTGTAACTTAAACCAGGCACATCTTCGGGTGGATGACCACAGTAGATATCCTGTACAAGTTCCTGAAACGTCTCCTCTCCTTCCCCCCGACAAACCACATCCACAACTTCATAATCTCTAAGGATCTCATCGTAGAGGACCGTGGCATGGATTCCGCCCAAAACAGTCAAAACGTCACTATTTCTATTTTTAGCTCTCTCGCATATCTTTAAGGCCTCTCCGACCGTGTTGGACATGCATGTGACCCCGAGTATCAACGGCCTCTTCGTCTCGAGATAACAATCCAAAATTTCATACCGCTCCTCTTTTTCCCCAACATCCATATCGAGGATGTGCACATCAAATCCGTCCTCCAAAACTGGTGTGGCAAGTGACTCCAACGCAAGGGGAGATACTTCCGACAACCCATTGAACCGGGGATTTACAAGAAGGATAAAAGGAACCTTACCTTTCCAGGAAAAAAAATCGCTCATTTTTACCCCTAACCTCC encodes:
- a CDS encoding B12-binding domain-containing radical SAM protein; this encodes MSDFFSWKGKVPFILLVNPRFNGLSEVSPLALESLATPVLEDGFDVHILDMDVGEKEERYEILDCYLETKRPLILGVTCMSNTVGEALKICERAKNRNSDVLTVLGGIHATVLYDEILRDYEVVDVVCRGEGEETFQELVQDIYCGHPPEDVPGLSYRRGKEVIHNPNRPLVRDLGSYPFPAFHLSDSRYYKVRSISSSRGCPNRCTFCSIRRLYGSKVRFEPLEKVLEEIGMLRGMGARRILFTDDNFTSFPERVREICRAITRNFLNQDVEFYAQGRIDDVCRQPLMASWMSEAGFKGLYIGAESGSEEILSLYGKDLQVENIIKGVSYCVEQNLTPVVSFILFGPWDTVDTIRETIRLGCAIFKMGAEIAYTESLIPFPGTPIQETLIRDGKWHEKEWVYYFSSYRELDIDRMYKIFDLARAMVRVTHGADPYFTLRKTFYEFSMLDYLLEGKIPPDYRDWRDNKFYRGNAAMEEAVNMIETALAEIF
- a CDS encoding enoyl-CoA hydratase/isomerase family protein; the encoded protein is MFTKNVIAEISEGLGIIKLNRPAKKNAINIEMRREITEVLRKWKEDSNVGAVIITGNGDVFSAGFDLGEFKETQLITEIFKTSSTYHREVWYFPKPTMAAVNGPALAGGFDLAKLCDLRICSDRATFGHPEIRFTPTLYTPLKWLIGAGLARDLCLSGRIIDAQEAFRIGLVSEITLPGRLLGRAKEIMKKIIDQTPQHVLNIQKRFFQTHDVLGFEESFAIEHDAAFQEFLLRTIADRTATKN